Proteins encoded within one genomic window of Sphingomonas sp. KRR8:
- the argB gene encoding acetylglutamate kinase yields MTPALSPGGTAQVLVEALPYIRQFAGKSIVVKLGGAAIDEASDLALAQDVLLLRSVGVRCVLVHGGGPQVDAMLRRVGKEPEFRDGLRVTDAETLEIVRMVLVGKINRDLVATINSQAGAEPAAVGVSGEDAGLLTVTPRDPSLGFVGDVTHVRAELLHRLLDDGLLPVVSTVGADPSGQPYNVNADEAARAIAVAMDAEKIVYLTAAPGLLEDPNDESTLVPRLTAAELRDRISDSSVGGGMIPKLTACADAVDQGVRFAHIIDGRVPHALLIELLTAHGIGTMIKQEADW; encoded by the coding sequence ATGACGCCCGCTTTGTCTCCCGGCGGCACCGCCCAGGTTTTGGTCGAGGCCCTTCCCTACATTCGGCAGTTTGCCGGCAAATCGATTGTCGTGAAGCTCGGCGGCGCGGCCATCGACGAGGCCAGCGACCTTGCCCTCGCCCAGGACGTGCTGCTGCTGCGTTCGGTCGGGGTGCGCTGCGTCCTGGTCCACGGCGGCGGTCCGCAGGTCGACGCGATGCTCCGCCGGGTCGGCAAGGAGCCTGAGTTCCGCGACGGGCTTCGCGTGACTGACGCCGAGACCCTCGAGATCGTTCGCATGGTGCTGGTCGGCAAGATCAACCGCGACCTGGTCGCGACCATTAACAGCCAAGCCGGTGCCGAGCCGGCGGCCGTTGGCGTGTCAGGCGAGGACGCCGGCTTGCTGACCGTCACCCCGCGCGACCCTTCGCTAGGCTTCGTGGGCGACGTCACGCACGTGCGCGCCGAACTGCTCCATCGCCTGCTTGACGACGGGCTGCTGCCGGTCGTGTCGACTGTGGGCGCCGACCCATCGGGCCAGCCCTACAACGTCAACGCCGATGAGGCCGCGCGCGCCATCGCTGTCGCCATGGACGCCGAGAAGATCGTCTACCTGACCGCTGCCCCCGGGCTGCTAGAAGATCCCAACGACGAGAGCACGCTGGTCCCTCGCCTCACCGCCGCCGAACTTCGCGATCGGATCAGCGACTCCAGCGTCGGTGGCGGCATGATCCCCAAGCTCACGGCCTGTGCGGACGCTGTCGACCAGGGCGTCCGCTTCGCCCACATCATCGACGGGCGGGTGCCACACGCCTTGCTGATCGAGCTGCTGACGGCCCACGGCATCGGTACCATGATCAAGCAGGAGGCAGACTGGTGA
- the argF gene encoding ornithine carbamoyltransferase encodes MRHLLRIADLSADELRTILGLSSGRARQLDPGQGVALYFEKPSARTRNSMELAAAQLGLHPVYLQPQELGLGSRESVADVTRTLACYHRVIAARVFDHELLKQMAAINAAPVLNMLSGTDHPLQALADLKTIDELCGRVEGVKIAFVGDGDNNVARSLAEGCALLGAELTIAAPAEYQLKDAPSGTRQTEDPIEAVSGADIVYSDVFVSMGQDDQRERRLAELAPYQVDAALMARAPAAHFLHCLPAHRGEEVAAEIIDGPQSAVWQQAINRMHTARGAMLWLLDAPSSQEF; translated from the coding sequence GTGAGGCACCTGCTCCGCATCGCGGATTTATCGGCGGACGAACTCCGCACCATTCTTGGCCTGTCGAGCGGACGAGCCCGGCAGCTTGATCCTGGCCAGGGTGTCGCACTCTATTTCGAGAAGCCAAGCGCCCGTACCCGCAATTCGATGGAATTGGCGGCCGCGCAGCTAGGGCTGCACCCGGTCTATTTGCAGCCGCAGGAGCTCGGGCTGGGCAGCCGCGAGAGCGTAGCTGACGTCACGCGCACCCTCGCCTGCTATCATCGGGTGATTGCCGCGCGCGTGTTCGACCATGAGCTCCTCAAGCAGATGGCGGCCATCAACGCCGCGCCCGTGCTCAACATGCTGTCAGGCACCGATCACCCGCTGCAGGCGCTCGCCGACCTCAAGACCATCGACGAGCTCTGCGGCCGGGTCGAAGGCGTGAAAATCGCCTTCGTCGGCGACGGGGACAACAATGTCGCTCGGTCGCTCGCCGAAGGCTGCGCGCTGCTCGGCGCGGAGCTGACCATCGCGGCGCCCGCCGAATACCAGCTGAAGGACGCACCATCCGGCACCCGCCAGACCGAGGATCCAATCGAGGCCGTCAGCGGAGCCGACATCGTCTACAGCGATGTGTTCGTTTCCATGGGGCAGGATGATCAGCGTGAGCGCCGCCTGGCGGAGCTTGCGCCCTATCAGGTCGATGCGGCACTGATGGCCCGCGCACCGGCTGCCCACTTTCTTCATTGCCTTCCGGCGCACCGGGGTGAGGAAGTCGCGGCCGAGATCATCGACGGTCCTCAATCGGCGGTTTGGCAACAGGCCATCAACCGCATGCACACGGCCCGGGGCGCAATGCTCTGGCTGCTCGACGCTCCTTCTTCACAAGAGTTCTGA
- the argJ gene encoding bifunctional glutamate N-acetyltransferase/amino-acid acetyltransferase ArgJ — protein MSVTAPDGFVASGLHAGIKRRRYDMALLATEDRRPVTCAAVFTQNKFAAPPVTLDRRLLDRNGGKAAAVIVNSGNANAGTGAQGLADAEAMGSAAAEALGVESTNVLVCSTGIIGTPLPMEPILAATPKLVKKLSREGGEDAARGILTTDHVAKEVLIRGEGWTLGGMAKGCGMIAPNMATMLAFLTTDADVPRETLQAMLAGASANTFNTLNVDGATSTNDTAMLFASGRKGAPSDLDGFGRAVEQACRELTMKMARDAEGMTRIAHLHVTGAASDAEARIAAKSIAENNLVKCSWYGSDPYWGRLLAAAGSCGADMDVERTFVSYGGIRVAEAGVNIAHDAQSLTEHMMGDEVSIEVHLGAGKGSARMIGIDLGPGYIKENSKTS, from the coding sequence ATGAGCGTTACCGCCCCCGACGGCTTTGTGGCGTCTGGCCTCCACGCAGGAATCAAGCGCCGCCGTTACGACATGGCGCTGCTTGCGACAGAAGACCGGCGTCCGGTCACCTGCGCCGCTGTCTTCACTCAGAACAAGTTCGCCGCTCCGCCCGTCACGCTGGATCGTCGCCTGCTCGACAGGAATGGCGGCAAGGCAGCGGCGGTCATCGTCAACAGCGGTAACGCCAATGCCGGCACCGGTGCGCAGGGCTTGGCCGATGCGGAGGCGATGGGCAGTGCAGCAGCCGAGGCTCTCGGGGTCGAGTCCACGAACGTGCTGGTTTGCTCCACCGGAATCATCGGCACGCCATTGCCGATGGAGCCAATCCTCGCGGCCACCCCGAAGCTGGTAAAGAAGCTCAGCCGCGAGGGTGGCGAGGACGCGGCGCGTGGTATCCTCACCACCGATCATGTGGCCAAGGAAGTTCTCATCCGGGGTGAAGGATGGACGCTAGGCGGAATGGCCAAGGGCTGCGGAATGATCGCGCCCAACATGGCGACCATGCTGGCGTTTCTCACCACTGACGCCGACGTGCCGCGCGAGACGTTGCAGGCCATGTTGGCTGGAGCCTCGGCCAACACCTTCAACACGCTCAACGTCGACGGAGCGACCAGCACCAATGACACCGCCATGCTGTTCGCAAGCGGTCGCAAGGGAGCGCCATCCGACCTCGACGGGTTTGGCCGCGCGGTGGAGCAAGCCTGTCGAGAGTTGACCATGAAGATGGCCAGGGACGCCGAAGGGATGACTCGCATTGCGCATCTTCACGTGACCGGCGCCGCCAGCGATGCCGAGGCGCGGATCGCGGCCAAGTCGATCGCCGAAAACAATCTGGTGAAGTGCAGCTGGTATGGCAGCGATCCCTATTGGGGCCGCCTGCTTGCCGCCGCGGGCTCCTGCGGTGCCGACATGGACGTCGAGCGCACCTTTGTGTCCTATGGCGGCATCCGCGTCGCCGAAGCGGGCGTCAACATCGCACATGACGCGCAATCGCTCACCGAGCACATGATGGGTGACGAGGTCAGCATCGAGGTCCACCTGGGCGCCGGCAAGGGCTCGGCCCGGATGATCGGGATCGATCTAGGTCCCGGTTACATCAAGGAAAATTCGAAGACGTCATGA
- a CDS encoding argininosuccinate synthase: MAKKLKVVLAYSGGLDTSIILKWLQTEYDAEVVTFTADLGQGEEVEPARRKAELLGVCPENIFIEDLREEFVRDFVFPMFRANTVYEGQYLLGTSIARPLIAKRQIEIARQVGADAVCHGATGKGNDQVRFELGYYALEPDIRVIAPWREWQFASREQLLDFAEKNQIPIAKDKRGDAPFSIDANLLHSSSEGKVLEDPSVEAPEYVHQRTISPEDAPDKPTEITIEFERGDAVGIDGERLSPAILLTRLNQLGHDNGIGRLDLVENRFVGMKSRGVYETPGGTILLAAHRGIESITLDGGAMHLKDAMMPRYASLIYNGFWFAPEREMLQALIDKSQEHVTGSVRMKLYKGNATVIGRESPASLYDEDLVTFEEGSGSYDQRDAAGFIRLNALRLRIAAQRAKKLA; the protein is encoded by the coding sequence ATGGCCAAGAAGCTCAAGGTCGTCCTCGCCTATTCTGGTGGACTGGACACTTCGATCATCCTCAAGTGGTTGCAGACTGAATATGACGCGGAAGTGGTGACCTTCACCGCCGACCTCGGACAAGGCGAGGAGGTCGAGCCAGCGCGACGCAAGGCGGAGCTGCTGGGAGTCTGTCCCGAGAACATCTTCATCGAGGATCTGCGCGAAGAGTTCGTCCGCGACTTCGTTTTCCCCATGTTCCGCGCGAACACGGTTTATGAGGGACAGTATCTGCTCGGCACCTCGATCGCGCGGCCGCTGATCGCCAAGCGGCAGATCGAGATCGCCCGCCAGGTGGGCGCAGACGCCGTTTGTCATGGCGCTACCGGCAAGGGCAACGACCAGGTTCGGTTCGAACTTGGCTATTATGCGCTCGAACCGGACATTCGCGTCATCGCTCCTTGGCGCGAGTGGCAGTTCGCCAGTCGGGAGCAGCTGCTCGACTTCGCTGAGAAGAATCAGATCCCGATCGCCAAGGACAAGCGCGGCGACGCACCCTTTTCAATCGACGCCAACCTCCTTCACTCCTCGAGCGAGGGTAAGGTGCTTGAGGATCCGAGCGTCGAGGCACCGGAATACGTCCACCAGCGCACCATTTCGCCCGAGGACGCACCGGACAAGCCCACCGAAATCACCATCGAGTTCGAGCGTGGCGATGCAGTCGGCATTGATGGCGAGCGGCTCAGCCCCGCGATCCTGCTCACCCGCCTGAACCAGCTCGGCCATGACAATGGCATCGGCCGGCTCGATCTGGTCGAGAATCGCTTCGTCGGAATGAAGTCGCGCGGTGTCTATGAGACCCCCGGCGGCACGATCCTGCTGGCAGCCCACCGCGGGATCGAGAGCATCACGCTCGACGGCGGTGCGATGCACCTCAAGGATGCGATGATGCCGCGTTACGCGAGCCTCATCTACAACGGTTTCTGGTTCGCGCCGGAACGCGAGATGCTCCAGGCGTTGATCGACAAGAGCCAGGAGCATGTCACCGGCTCCGTTCGGATGAAGCTCTACAAGGGCAACGCGACCGTGATTGGCCGCGAGAGCCCCGCTTCGCTCTACGACGAGGACCTCGTCACCTTCGAGGAAGGCAGCGGCAGCTACGACCAGCGCGATGCCGCTGGCTTCATCCGCCTGAACGCGCTTCGGCTGAGGATCGCCGCGCAGCGCGCGAAGAAGCTAGCCTAG
- a CDS encoding tetratricopeptide repeat protein, with the protein MTFYGKMLAGVLALGTMTAAAPLIAQQPPAQIKVSSKAQPALLALQNAVNANDTAKIPGAIAAAQAAVQTKEDRYMLGQLQLKAALAAKDDAQIIAASDVILNSGMATPEQVRVFRINKAKTRYQAKDYAGAQTELQSLLAADPNNTDAMLLSAESYESAGNSQQAIATFEKAIATKQAAGQPVPPEWRKRAVSIAYTHKLPNLSAVTLDWIKASPTPENIRDASRIIGDSTGLSDADQIDLFRLQHRAGALKGESDYYRYANTALTKGFPGEAKTVLDQGFASNAINKSRPVFTSVYTSASSKVAADKATLGTTEKNGLAAATARQALVAGDVFLGYGDYAKAAGLYRAALTKSGADANIINLRLGEALAGSGDKAGAIAAFAKVTGPQQATAQLWSAWVASR; encoded by the coding sequence ATGACGTTCTACGGCAAGATGCTGGCCGGCGTGCTGGCGCTGGGCACCATGACGGCGGCCGCGCCGCTGATCGCGCAGCAGCCCCCGGCGCAGATCAAGGTCTCAAGCAAGGCGCAGCCGGCGCTGCTCGCCTTGCAAAATGCGGTGAATGCCAACGACACCGCGAAGATCCCTGGTGCGATTGCAGCGGCCCAAGCCGCGGTGCAGACCAAGGAAGACCGCTACATGCTTGGCCAATTGCAGCTCAAGGCGGCACTTGCCGCGAAGGACGACGCGCAGATCATCGCGGCGAGCGACGTCATCCTCAACAGCGGCATGGCCACGCCGGAGCAGGTCCGGGTGTTCCGGATCAACAAGGCGAAGACCCGCTATCAGGCGAAGGATTACGCCGGTGCGCAGACTGAGCTTCAGTCGCTCTTGGCGGCCGATCCCAACAACACCGACGCCATGCTGCTTTCGGCCGAGTCCTACGAGTCGGCAGGCAACAGCCAGCAGGCGATCGCCACGTTCGAAAAGGCGATTGCGACCAAGCAGGCCGCCGGCCAGCCCGTACCCCCGGAATGGCGTAAGCGCGCGGTGTCGATTGCCTACACCCATAAGCTTCCGAACCTCAGCGCCGTGACCCTCGACTGGATCAAGGCCAGCCCGACACCTGAGAACATCCGTGATGCCTCCCGCATCATCGGCGACAGCACCGGTCTGTCCGATGCCGACCAGATCGACCTCTTCCGGCTCCAGCACCGGGCCGGTGCGCTGAAGGGTGAGAGCGACTATTACCGTTATGCCAACACGGCGCTGACCAAGGGTTTCCCGGGCGAAGCGAAGACCGTGCTTGATCAGGGCTTCGCGTCCAACGCCATCAACAAGAGCCGCCCGGTGTTCACCAGCGTCTATACCTCGGCAAGCAGCAAGGTCGCGGCCGACAAGGCCACTCTCGGCACCACCGAGAAGAATGGTCTGGCGGCAGCCACGGCCCGCCAGGCACTTGTCGCTGGCGACGTGTTCCTGGGCTATGGCGATTATGCCAAGGCCGCGGGGTTGTATCGGGCGGCTCTCACCAAGTCTGGCGCTGACGCCAATATCATCAACCTGCGCCTCGGTGAGGCGCTCGCGGGCTCTGGCGACAAGGCGGGCGCGATCGCTGCATTTGCGAAGGTCACAGGCCCGCAGCAGGCAACTGCTCAACTGTGGTCGGCCTGGGTAGCGAGCCGCTAA
- the argH gene encoding argininosuccinate lyase — MWGGRFGGGPSVIMQQINASIPVDKRLWREDIAGSKAHACMLAAQGILSAEDAAAIIDGLDRISEEFDTQGVPERMDLEDIHMTVEHRLSELIGPAAGRLHTARSRNDQVATDFKLWTKRMAARMADAIAELQTVLVARAEEHAGTIMPGFTHLQVAQPVTLGHHLLAYVEMLARDHARFRQVTTLAGECPLGAAALAGTGFAIDRESTARTLGFDKPTANSLDSVSDRDFALDFLSAASLCSLHLSRLAEELILWASPPFGFARLSDDWSTGSSIMPQKRNPDAAELVRGHSGRIVGLFTGLMITMKGLPLAYSKDMQDDKAPTFEAADLLELSLAALAGTVESVTFNPERMRALAESGYATATDLADWLVREAGIPFREAHHITGRAVKAAEEHECDLAGLSLEQLQAIDERIDARVYDVLSVEASVASRTSYGGTAPVRVREQVARWKERLG, encoded by the coding sequence ATGTGGGGTGGCCGGTTCGGCGGCGGCCCAAGCGTGATCATGCAGCAGATCAACGCATCGATTCCGGTCGACAAGCGCCTTTGGCGAGAGGACATCGCGGGTTCGAAGGCGCATGCATGCATGCTCGCGGCCCAAGGCATCCTTTCCGCCGAGGACGCCGCGGCGATCATCGACGGACTCGACCGGATCTCTGAGGAGTTTGACACCCAAGGCGTGCCCGAGCGCATGGACCTCGAAGACATCCACATGACGGTCGAGCATCGGTTGAGCGAGCTGATCGGTCCAGCCGCAGGCCGGCTTCACACCGCACGGTCACGCAATGATCAGGTGGCCACCGACTTCAAGTTGTGGACCAAGCGCATGGCCGCCCGAATGGCGGATGCGATCGCCGAGCTGCAGACGGTTCTGGTGGCGCGTGCCGAGGAACATGCCGGGACGATCATGCCGGGTTTCACTCATCTGCAGGTCGCCCAGCCGGTGACGCTCGGCCATCATCTGCTGGCTTATGTCGAAATGCTGGCGCGCGATCATGCGCGCTTCCGTCAAGTCACGACGCTTGCCGGCGAGTGTCCACTTGGCGCTGCGGCGCTGGCGGGCACTGGCTTTGCGATTGATCGTGAGAGCACGGCGAGAACGCTCGGCTTCGACAAGCCTACGGCGAATAGTCTGGACAGTGTGTCCGACCGAGATTTCGCGCTCGATTTCCTGTCCGCGGCGTCGCTGTGCAGCCTGCACCTGTCGCGCCTGGCCGAAGAGCTCATCCTGTGGGCGAGCCCTCCGTTCGGCTTTGCCCGCCTGTCCGACGATTGGTCCACCGGCTCGTCCATCATGCCGCAAAAGCGCAACCCCGATGCGGCCGAACTGGTGCGCGGGCACTCGGGCCGCATCGTTGGTTTGTTCACCGGTCTGATGATCACGATGAAGGGTCTTCCGCTGGCCTATTCGAAGGACATGCAAGACGACAAGGCACCGACCTTTGAAGCGGCAGACTTGCTTGAACTCAGCCTTGCCGCGCTGGCGGGGACGGTCGAGAGCGTCACCTTCAATCCCGAGCGGATGCGAGCGCTGGCGGAAAGCGGATACGCGACGGCCACCGATCTTGCCGACTGGCTGGTCCGTGAAGCCGGCATACCCTTCCGCGAAGCCCACCACATCACGGGGCGGGCGGTGAAGGCGGCGGAGGAGCATGAATGCGACCTCGCCGGACTATCACTGGAACAGCTGCAAGCGATCGACGAGCGCATCGACGCTCGTGTCTACGACGTGCTCAGCGTGGAAGCCTCGGTCGCCAGCCGCACGAGCTACGGTGGCACCGCGCCCGTCCGGGTGCGCGAACAGGTCGCGCGCTGGAAAGAGCGCCTAGGCTAG
- a CDS encoding histidine kinase dimerization/phospho-acceptor domain-containing protein — MTVLALSAEAPRDRVVQWRQLVELVARGAGENDASLLKRALARLAEIGLEVPEAVRAAAARAIAAPRLPLPLLSLFAADHADIAAPLLEVIELADADWDTLRAAAASDTRKLIDTLHPPSPAPASVVQQTETPFAPVASRSAPDLPRLFHWECGPEGEIDWVEGAARAAVIGRSVRADLRQRFDSMQPFLDEQLPLASEGNYAGEWRWSGQPQFTPGTGRFAGYAGVARRVAPQVRPRHDPVPSLAANLPVDHDNLRELIHELRTPLTAIIGFGEVIEGQYLGPAHRAYRDRAGEIVRQARLLLAAVEDLDLAAKLRSGSATQGEGASLAALALTLANRVRVKLRDEDVRCALESGLAERLLRRFVGAMADAAAEGERLQLVIDRVNDTALLAIERPEATFGLSEEQLLSDGAVGNLGFGLRLVRGLAQIVGGSLDVEPEFVVLLLPAV, encoded by the coding sequence ATGACGGTACTGGCCCTGAGCGCCGAGGCTCCGCGCGATCGCGTGGTCCAGTGGCGACAGCTGGTCGAACTTGTCGCTCGCGGTGCCGGTGAGAATGACGCCTCCTTGCTGAAGAGGGCGCTTGCCCGTCTGGCCGAGATCGGCCTTGAAGTGCCCGAAGCGGTGCGGGCGGCAGCCGCACGCGCGATTGCAGCGCCGCGGTTGCCACTCCCATTACTGAGCCTCTTCGCGGCCGACCATGCCGATATCGCGGCACCCTTGCTCGAAGTGATCGAGCTTGCCGACGCTGACTGGGACACTCTTCGGGCGGCGGCGGCGAGCGACACGCGCAAGCTCATCGACACGCTGCATCCGCCTTCACCGGCTCCAGCGAGCGTCGTTCAACAAACAGAGACGCCGTTCGCGCCCGTCGCTAGCCGCTCGGCGCCCGATCTGCCCCGGTTGTTTCATTGGGAGTGCGGGCCCGAGGGTGAAATCGACTGGGTCGAAGGCGCCGCACGCGCCGCAGTGATTGGACGATCGGTTCGCGCCGACCTGCGCCAGCGCTTCGATTCAATGCAGCCGTTCCTTGACGAGCAGCTGCCGCTTGCCAGCGAAGGCAATTACGCTGGTGAGTGGCGCTGGTCCGGACAGCCCCAGTTCACTCCAGGAACGGGGCGCTTCGCGGGTTATGCCGGCGTTGCCCGCCGGGTGGCGCCGCAGGTGAGGCCGCGGCACGATCCAGTGCCGTCGCTCGCGGCCAACCTGCCGGTGGATCACGACAATCTTCGCGAGCTTATCCATGAGTTGCGTACCCCCCTGACGGCCATCATCGGCTTTGGGGAAGTTATCGAAGGTCAGTATCTGGGGCCCGCCCATCGCGCCTACCGCGACCGTGCTGGCGAGATCGTCCGTCAGGCCCGGTTGCTGCTGGCCGCGGTCGAGGATCTCGACCTGGCCGCCAAGCTGCGGTCCGGAAGCGCTACGCAGGGCGAGGGAGCATCGCTTGCGGCCCTTGCCCTGACGCTTGCCAATCGCGTCCGTGTGAAGCTTCGCGACGAAGATGTGCGGTGCGCGCTCGAGTCCGGACTGGCGGAGCGACTGCTGCGGCGCTTCGTCGGAGCGATGGCGGACGCAGCGGCGGAAGGCGAGCGCCTGCAATTGGTGATCGATCGGGTGAACGACACGGCCCTGCTGGCGATTGAGCGGCCCGAAGCAACCTTTGGGCTCAGCGAAGAGCAATTGCTCAGCGACGGGGCGGTCGGCAATCTCGGTTTCGGGCTGAGGCTCGTGCGTGGCCTCGCGCAGATTGTCGGCGGATCGCTGGATGTCGAGCCGGAGTTTGTCGTTCTCCTGCTTCCCGCTGTTTGA
- a CDS encoding YaaA family protein, with the protein MIILISPAKTLDLDTPVTDAMTEPRFGADAARIARAAAKLAPTDLSALMHISAGLAELNAKRFKGFRKAPERPAIRTFAGDVYRGFDAASADEDTITFAQDHLRILSGLYGVLRPLDAIRPYRLEMGTSWAPKGGKLTDYWGKKVACAVLADLKTGDSGVLLSLASNEYYAAVGPHLPKKGVQVIAPDFRVRTAKGLQFQSFTAKVARGTMARWVCEERIADAAALPHFDRDGWTFDSDGGAPGRPLFIRD; encoded by the coding sequence GTGATTATCCTCATCTCGCCCGCCAAGACTCTCGATCTCGACACTCCCGTCACCGATGCAATGACCGAACCGCGCTTCGGAGCGGACGCGGCGCGCATTGCACGGGCGGCCGCGAAACTGGCGCCGACCGACCTCTCAGCCCTGATGCACATCAGTGCGGGTCTGGCCGAGCTTAACGCCAAGCGTTTCAAGGGCTTCCGAAAGGCTCCGGAGCGACCGGCGATCCGCACGTTCGCGGGCGACGTTTATCGTGGCTTCGACGCCGCCAGCGCCGATGAGGACACGATCACCTTCGCGCAGGACCATCTGCGTATTCTGTCTGGCCTCTACGGCGTCCTGCGGCCCCTCGACGCCATCCGCCCCTACCGTCTGGAGATGGGCACCAGCTGGGCGCCCAAGGGGGGCAAGCTGACCGACTATTGGGGGAAGAAGGTCGCCTGTGCCGTGCTGGCTGACCTCAAAACGGGCGATTCAGGCGTGCTCCTCAGTCTCGCCAGCAACGAATATTATGCAGCCGTCGGCCCGCACCTTCCGAAGAAAGGCGTGCAGGTGATTGCGCCCGACTTCCGCGTCCGCACTGCTAAAGGTTTGCAGTTCCAGAGCTTCACGGCCAAGGTCGCCCGCGGCACCATGGCCCGCTGGGTGTGTGAGGAGCGGATTGCCGATGCGGCCGCCCTTCCCCACTTCGACCGCGACGGGTGGACCTTCGATTCGGACGGCGGCGCTCCCGGACGCCCGCTCTTCATCCGCGATTGA